A single region of the Pyricularia oryzae 70-15 chromosome 4, whole genome shotgun sequence genome encodes:
- a CDS encoding ATP-dependent Clp protease ATP-binding subunit ClpX encodes MCSVFDSVLLQWRLLLQLKSGTGGGAKNPCYQQQIVTAESGPWQSLYPTLASLVGPLGGGLLRAIQSVMACMVRDRLKPNIHLRRTRRTQDFGSGYTSSYDPEESGRGPMFSKPSFGVPQFYPRDLKRRLDEFVVGQERAKKTTTSVVFNHYQGQRRRQNIEDERRVEEERLLRQQHFQRARREPHPAEGQGHPESKLERKPNADNLGFEDDFPGHHESAQGLHEQDPSFVEEFLRDDARDSRHVTIQKSNLLCIGPTGVGKTYIVEHLNVPFTISDCNSFTQAGYIGQDVEACIERLLIEADYDVNAAENGIVVLDEFDKLARRESVNGRDVGGEGVQQALLKLVEGSKVTVNVKDTRSSRSPSPITSNYNGGSQTSQSSPPPGPRVEQITIDTTNILFIFCGAFVGLDKIVLRRVAKPTIGFGSEPIRNGDALPREMYAHLPHQPHMVKPGTSGFTPLDLTTPADLQAFGFIPELIGRIHNICALTPLSLDELLRILTEPRNSLVAQYKALFETYPSRLFFTSRALYAIAERAAKNETGARGLKMEMERVLAEPMFDAPMPYVVIDEACVKGTSKARYWGKDGRLDVDRLLREESDMGQQTGDNASHSYQPYREASQGGA; translated from the exons ATGTGTTCCGTCTTTGACAGCGTTTTACTTCAGTGGCGGTTGCTTCTGCAGCTCAAGTCCGGCACCGGGGGTGGGGCTAAAAATCCATGTTATCAGCAACAAATAGTGACCGCAGAGTCTGGGCCGTGGCAATCCCTGTACCCGaccctggcaagcctggtCGGTCCGCTTGGTGGCGGCTTACTGCG TGCTATTCAATCCGTCATGGCGTGTATGGTCCGAGACCGGTTGAAGCCAAACATCCACCTCCGCCGTAC CCGAAGGACGCAGGACTTTGGCTCCGGCTACACGAGCAGTTATGATCCCGAAGAATCCGGCCGAGGCCCAATGTTCAGCAAGCCGAGCTTCGGAGTACCCCAGTTCTACCCGCGCGACCTGAAGAGACGTCTCGACGAATTCGTCGTGGGCCAGGAGCGGGCCAAGAAGACCACGACGTCAGTCGTATTCAATCATTATCAGGGCCAGAGAAGAAGACAAAATATTGAGGACGAGAGGAGGGTCGAAGAAGAACGGTTGCTCCGTCAGCAGCACTTCCAGCGAGCCAGGCGCGAGCCGCATCCGGCTGAAGGTCAGGGGCACCCTGAATCGAAACTCGAGCGTAAGCCAAATGCTGACAATTTGGGCTTTGAAGACGATTTTCCGGGCCACCATGAGTCCGCCCAAGGACTTCATGAGCAGGACCCTTCCTTTGTAGAAGAGTTTCTTAGGGACGATGCACGGGACAGCAGACATGTGACCATTCAAAAGTCAAATCTGTTGTGTATAGGGCCAACAGGCGTTGGGAAAACCTACATCGTAGA GCATCTCAATGTGCCCTTCACGATCAGCGACTGCAACTCCTTCACACAAGCCGGATACATCGGACAGGACGTGGAAGCCTGCATAGAGCGACTTTTAATCGAGGCGGACTACGATGTGAACGCCGCGGAAAACGGCATCGTGGTTCTGGATGAGTTTGACAAGCTTGCAAGAAGAGAATCGGTCAATGGAAGGGACGTAGGAGGCGAGGGCGTGCAACAGGCACTCTTGAAGCTGGTAGAAGGCTCCAAGGTCACTGTTAACGTCAAGGATACTAGGTCCTCCAGATCCCCAAGTCCGATCACGAGCAATTACAATGGCGGAAGCCAAACCTCCCAATCCAGTCCACCGCCCGGTCCCAGAGTCGAGCAGATCACCATTGATACAACGAACATATTGTTTATTTTCTGTGGCGCATTTGTTGGTCTGGACAAGATTGTGTTGAGGCGCGTAGCAAAGCCAACTATAGGCTTTGGCTCTGAGCCCATTAGGAACGGGGATGCCTTGCCTCGAGAGATGTATGCGCATCTCCCTCACCAGCCGCATATGGTCAAGCCTGGGACGAGCGGGTTCACCCCTCTGGACTTGACTACGCCTGCCGATCTGCAGGCATTCGGCTTCATTCCCGAGCTGATTGGGCGTATCCACAACATATGTGCACTCACCCCTCTCTCGCTTGACGAGCTGCTACGAATCCTGACAGAGCCGCGTAATAGCCTCGTGGCACAATACAAGGCGCTTTTCGAGACATATCCCAGTCGCCTATTCTTCACAAGCCGGGCGTTGTATGCCATCGCCGAACGAGCCGCAAAGAACGAGACTGGTGCTCGAGGCCTGAAGATGGAAATGGAACGTGTGCTCGCAGAGCCCATGTTTGATGCCCCGATGCCTTATGTCGTCATCGACGAGGCTTGCGTGAAGGGCACTTCAAAGGCCAGGTACTGGGGTAAGGATGGGCGGCTTGACGTCGACAGATTACTGCGGGAGGAGAGCGACATGGGCCAACAAACCGGGGATAATGCATCCCACAGCTATCAGCCATACCGTGAGGCCAGTCAGGGCGGGGCTTAA
- a CDS encoding 1,4-alpha-glucan-branching enzyme produces the protein MATNGSNTVVANEGTVEHIGAVKLDPWLEPFEDVIKRRHGMAEDWLKKIEQSEGSIEKFTRGTEVYGFNVKPDNTIVYREWAPNATAAFLVGDFNQWSRQSHPMKKNEYGVFEITVPPTAAGEPAIPHNSKVKISLFLPNGQLIDRLPAWIKYVTQDLSVSPAYDARFWNPPSSERYTFKNPRPKKPKSVRVYEAHVGISSPELRVATYKEFTKNMLPRIKKLGYNVIQLMAIMEHAYYASFGYQINNFFAASSRYGTPEDLKELIDAAHGMGLTVLLDVVHSHASKNVLDGINEFDGTDHQYFHAGGKGRHDQWDSRLFNYGHHEVLRFLLSNLRFWMDEYQFDGFRFDGVTSMLYLHHGMGTGFSGGYHEYFGPDADEEALVYLMLANKMLHELYPEVISIAEDVSGMPTLCLPWSDGGVGFDYRLAMAIPDMWIKILKEKKDEEWDMADICWTLTNRRHGEKTIAYCESHDQALVGDKTLMMHLCDAEMYTHMSTLTPLTPIIDRGMALHKMIRLLTHGLGGEGYLNFEGNEFGHPEWLDFPREGNQNSFWYARRQLNLTEDNLLRYRFLNDFDAAMNNCEEKHGWLSAPQAYISLKNESDMVVVFERAGVVFAFNFHPTQSFADYRIGVDVSGTYKVALTTDDKEFGGHGRIDSSTRFFTTPMEWNGRKNWTHIYLPSRTAVVLELE, from the exons ATGGCTACCAATGGATCCAATACGGTGGTGGCCAACGAAGGTACAGTTGAGCACATTG GCGCTGTAAAGCTTGACCCCTGGCTCGAACCCTTCGAGGATGTCATCAAACGCCGCCATGGCATGGCTGAAGACTGGCTCAAGAAGATCGAGCAGAGCGAAGGGTCAATTGAGAAGTTTACGAGG GGCACCGAGGTTTACGGATTCAATGTGAAGCCAGACAACACAATCGTGTATCGTGAATGGGCCCCAAATGCAACTGCGGCATTCCTGGTTGGTGACTTCA ACCAATGGAGCCGCCAGTCGCACCCTATGAAGAAGAATGAGTATGGAGTCTTCGAGATAACCGTTCCCCCCACTGCCGCTGGAGAACCAGCTATTCCTCACAACTCCAAGGTTAAG ATCTCCCTTTTCCTCCCCAATGGGCAACTCATAGATCGCCTTCCGGCGTGGATCAAGTATGTCACGCAGGATCTCTCTGTATCGCCTGCCTACGACGCCAGGTTCTGGAATCCCCCATCCAGTGAGAGGTATACATTCAAGAACCCTCGCCCCAAGAAGCCCAAGAGCGTGCGTGTCTACGAGGCCCATGTTGGAATTTCCTCGCCTGAGCTTCGTGTAGCCACATACAAGGAGTTCACCAAGAACATGCTCCCTCGCATCAAGAAGCTTGGATACAACGTCATCCAACTTATGGCCATTATGGAGCATGCTTACTATGCCAGCTTTGGCTACCAGATCAACAACTTCTTTGCCGCAAGCAGCCGCTATGGCACCCCGGAGGATCTTAAGGAGCTTATTGACGCTGCTCATGGCATGGGACTTACTGTTCTGCTTGATGTGGTTCACAGCCACGCGTCCAAGAACGTCTTGGATGGCATCAATGAGTTTGACGGGACAGACCATCAGTACTTCCATGCAGGCGGCAAAGGGAGACACGACCAGTGGGACAGCAGGCTGTTCAACTACGGCCATCATGAAGTTCTTCGATTCCTCCTCAGCAATCTCCGATTCTGGATGGACGAGTATCAGTTCGATGGCTTCCGTTTTGACGGCGTGACAAGCATGCTGTATCTCCACCACGGCATGGGGAC TGGCTTCTCTGGAGGCTACCATGAGTATTTCGGCCCGGATGCCGACGAAGAGGCTCTCGTGTATCTCATGCTTGCAAACAAGATGCTTCATGAGCTGTACCCCGAGGTGATTTCCATCGCAGAGGACGTCTCTGGCATGCCAACTCTCTGTCTTCCTTGGTCCGACGGCGGAGTGGGCTTCGATTATCGTCTAGCCATGGCAATCCCAGACATGTGGATCAAGATCCTCAAAGAGAAGAAAGATGAGGAATGGGACATGGCCGATATTTGCTGGACATTGACCAACAGACGGCACGGCGAGAAGACCATTGCGTACTGCGAGAGTCACGATCAAGC ACTTGTCGGTGACAAGACTCTCATGATGCATCTCTGCGACGCTGAGATGTACACCCACATGTCAACACTGACACCTTTGACCCCTATCATTGACCGCGGGATGGCTTTGCACAAAATGATTCGCCTGCTCACTCATGGTCTTGGAGGCGAGGGTTACCTCAACTTCGAGGGTAACGAGTTTGGGCACCCCGAGTGGCTTGACTTCCCTCGCGAGGGCAACCAGAACTCATTCTGGTATGCAAGGCGTCAATTGAACCTGACCGAGGACAATCTTTTGAGATATCGGTTCCTAAACGACTTCGACGCCGCCATGAACAACTGCGAGGAGAAGCACGGCTGGCTCAGTGCTCCCCAGGCGTACATTTCGCTCAAAAACGAGTCTGATATGGTAGTCGTCTTTGAACGTGCAGGTGTGGTATTCGCTTTCAACTTCCACCCAACCCAGAGCTTTGCCGATTACAGAATTGGAGTCGACGTGTCTGGCACGTACAAGGTCGCTTTGACCAcggacgacaaagaattcGGAGGCCATGGTCGTATAGACAGCTCCACACGATTCTTCACCACCCCGATGGAGTGGAACGGTCGCAAGAACTGGACTCATATCTATCTTCCCAGCCGTACCGCTGTC GTCCTCGAGCTGGAGTAG
- a CDS encoding ATP synthase subunit beta — protein MFKSGLSPIARAARPASRLAARPSLRLPKYSLGARFASTQGVGDGKIHQVIGAVVDVKFDTAKLPPILNALETTNNNQKLVLEVSQHLGENVVRCIAMDGTEGLTRGAKAKDTGAPITIPVGSGTLGRIMNVTGDPIDERGPIKTDKYLPIHAEAPEFVEQSTTAEILVTGIKVVDLLAPYARGGKIGLFGGAGVGKTVFIQELINNIAKAHGGYSVFTGVGERTREGNDLYHEMQETSVIQLDGESKVSLVFGQMNEPPGARARVALTGLTVAEQFRNEGQDVLLFIDNIFRFTQAGSEVSALLGRIPSAVGYQPTLAVDMGGMQERITTTQKGSITSVQAVYVPADDLTDPAPATTFAHLDATTVLSRGISELGIYPAVDPLDSKSRMLDPRIVGQEHYEVATRVQQILQEYKSLQDIIAILGMDELSEADKLTVERARKIQRFLSQPFTVAQVFTGIEGKLVDLKDTIASFKAILAGEGDSLPEGAFYMVGDLASAREKGEKILAELEKDA, from the exons ATGTTCAAGAG CGGCCTTTCTCCCATCGCGAGGGCAGCTCGCCCGGCCTCGCGCCTCGCTGCGCGCCCCAGCTTAAGACTCCCCAAATACTCTCTCGGTGCCAGGTTCGCCAGCACACAGGGTGTCGGTGATGGAAAGATTCACCAG GTCATTGGTGCCGTCGTGGATG TGAAATTCGACACTGCCAAGCTCCCCCCGATTCTTAACGCCCTTGAGAccaccaacaacaaccaGAAGCTCGTCCTTGAGGTTTCG CAACATCTGGGCGAGAATGTCGTCCGCTGCATTGCCATGGACG GTACTGAGGGTCTCACTCGTggcgccaaggccaaggacaCAGGTGCTCCCATCACCATTCCCGTCGGCTCTGGAACCCTTGGTCGTATCATGAACGTCACTGGTGACCCCATTGACGAGCGTGGTCCCATCAAGACCGACAAGTACCTTCCCATTCACGCTGAGGCTCCCGAGTTCGTCGAGCAGTCGACCACTGCCGAGATTCTGGTTACCGGTATCAAGGTCGTCGATCTGCTTGCCCCCTACGCTCGTGGTGGAAAGATTGGTCTGTTCGGTGGTGCCGGTGTCGGCAAGACCGTCTTCATCCAGGAGCTTATCAACAACATCGCCAAGGCCCACGGTGGTTACTCCGTCTTCACTGGTGTCGGTGAGAGGACCCGTGAGGGTAACGATTTGTACCACGAAATGCAGGAGACCTCCGTCATTCAGCTTGATGGCGAGTCCAAGGTGTCGCTGGTCTTCGGTCAGATGAACGAGCCCCCGGGAGCCCGTGCCCGTGTCGCCCTTACCGG TCTTACTGTTGCTGAGCAATTCAGGAACGAGGGCCAGGATGTGCTCCTGTTCATTGACAACATTTTCCG ATTTACTCAGGCCGGTTCCGAGGTCTCGGCTCTGCTGGGTCGTATCCCCTCTGCCGTCGGTTACCAGCCCACCCTCGCCGTCGACATGGGTGGTATGCAAGAGCGTATTACCACCACCCAGAAGGGTTCTATTACCTCCGTCCAGGCCGTCTACGTCCCTGCTGACGATTTGACCGACCCTGCCCCCGCCACCACCTTTGCCCACTTGGACGCCACCACTGTGTTGTCCCGTGGTATTTCCGAGCTGGGTATCTACCCGGCTGTCGACCCTCTCGACTCCAAGTCGCGTATGCTTGACCCCCGTATCGTCGGTCAGGAGCACTACGAGGTCGCCACCCGCGTCCAGCAAATCCTCCAGGAGTACAAGTCGCTCCAGGACATCATCGCCATTCTGGGTATGGACGAGTTGTCTGAGGCCGACAAGCTCACTGTCGAGCGTGCCCGTAAGATCCAGCGTTTCCTGAGCCAGCCTTTCACTGTCGCCCAGGTCTTCACTGGTATCGAGGGCAAGCTTGTCGACCTTAAGGACACCATTGCCTCGTTCAAGGCTATCCTGGCTGGTGAGGGTGACTCCCTTCCCGAGGGTGCTTTCTACATGGTTGGTGACCTTGCGTCGGCACGTGAGAAGGGTGAGAAGATTCTGGCTGAGCTCGAGAAGGACGCGTAA
- a CDS encoding splicing factor 3B subunit 2: MATQKMTKNQMRRAKKKEEKKAKTISVSQTPEPTSEKTNPVDSDDKEAPVSNTEGPEVKKDGLAEDKIAIDELPEFDEDDPNFALYRDIISKFTVPLDEDGVPRDSKNRNKEEVFYGDDDNYGSEDEEASGETKLSKRKRKKLGKLSIAELKALVRNPEVVEWHDVSSSDPRLLVQIKAQRNIVPVPGHWSLKREYLSSKRGIEKPPFRLPNFIAETGITEMRDAVLEKQAEQTLKQKQRERVAPKMGKLDIDYQKLYDAFFRFQEKPPLTRFGDVYHEGKEFEADYRYFKPGELSDALKEALGMQPGFPPPWLLQQQRMGPPPSYPTLKIPGLNAPLPNGAAWGFAPGQWGKPPLDEYNRPIYGGDIFGILAGNPAGAPGAQQTTGPAQAGEPVEKTLWGELQPPAEESEDEEEEEDEEEEEEEDGDLPGGLQTPSGLETPGGYTTSVTEIGASGVESSMGGEFDLRKQRRGYETEESTAGPRSAYTVIPERQAQATGFFGSDRVYDLSKNQNKGPVLGQDDDSGRKRKKPGDVDVALDPDVLVGQDGISKDELRRKFEEGRREEGPGAKWQYDDDLSEMIAQESRKRQKRDEERRGGGSGGAEKKKEAKYRF; the protein is encoded by the exons ATGGCGACACAAAAGATGACCAAGAACCAGATGAGGAGggcaaagaagaaggaggagaagaaagcGAAGACAATT TCTGTTTCACAAACTCCGGAGCCAACATCAGAAAAGACCAATCCCGTCGATAGCGACGACAAGGAAGCCCCCGTATCAAACACTGAAGGCCCCGAAGTCAAGAAAGACGGGCTTGCAGAGGATAAGATTGCGATTGATGAGCTTCCGGAGTTTGATGAGGACGATCCCAACTTTGCCCTGTATCGCGACATTATCAGCAAGTTTACGGTACCACTGGACGAGGATGGTGTGCCGCGCGACTCGAAAAACAGGAACAAAGAGGAGGTCTtttacggcgacgacgacaactATGGatccgaggacgaggaggccaGTGGTGAAACCAAGCTGTCCAAGAGGAAGCGCAAAAAGCTTGGAAAGCTCTCTATCGCGGAGCTGAAGGCGCTCGTCAGGAACCCAGAGGTCGTGGAGTGGCATGATGTATCATCATCGGACCCGCGACTGCTTGTACAAATCAAGGCTCAGCGCAACATCGTCCCTGTGCCTGGTCATTGGTCGCTCAAACGAGAGTACCTCTCGAGCAAGCGCGGTATCGAGAAACCGCCATTCAGACTGCCAAACTTTATCGCAGAGACTGGTATCACGGAGATGCGTGATGCTGTTCTGGAGAAACAGGCAGAGCAGACACTCAAACAGAAACAGAGAGAACGGGTTGCGCCAAAGATGGGCAAGCTTGATATCGACTATCAAAAGCTATACGACGCCTTCTTCCGTTTCCAGGAGAAACCGCCACTTACCCGTTTCGGTGATGTGTACCACGAGGGCAAGGAATTTGAAGCAGATTACAGGTACTTTAAGCCTGGTGAGCTCAGTGACGCTCTTAAGGAGGCACTGGGAATGCAGCCAGGTTTTCCACCCCCTTGGCtcctccagcagcagcgcatGGGGCCGCCGCCTTCCTACCCTACCCTAAAGATTCCCGGTTTGAACGCACCACTACCAAATGGCGCCGCGTGGGGCTTTGCTCCAGGCCAATGGGGCAAGCCGCCCCTGGATGAGTACAACAGGCCAATCTACGGTGGTGACATATTTGGAATCTTGGCTGGCAACCCGGCCGGTGCCCCAGGTGCACAGCAAACGACTGGCCCTGCACAAGCTGGGGAGCCCGTCGAGAAGACTTTATGGGGTGAGCTACAGCCTCCTGCGGAAGAGTCCGAagacgaggaggaagaggaggatgaggaagaggaggaagaggaggatggCGATTTACCGGGCGGACTGCAGACACCGAGCGGCCTCGAGACGCCTGGCGGCTACACCACTTCTGTAACAGAAATTGGCGCCAGCGGTGTTGAGAGCAGCATGGGTGGAGAGTTCGACTTGCGCAAGCAACGGCGTGGATACGAAACAGAGGAATCTACGGCAGGGCCAAGATCTGCGTACACAGTTATCCCTGAGCGGCAAGCTCAAGCAACGGGCTTCTTTGGCAGCGACAGGGTATATGACTTGtcaaaaaaccaaaacaaagGGCCTGTACTTGGACAGGACGATGACAGTGGGCGGAAGCGCAAGAAGCCTGGCGATGTGGATGTCGCGCTGGACCCAGATGTGCTGGTTGGTCAGGACGGAATCAGCAAGGATGAGCTGCGGAGGAAGTTTGAGGAGGGCCGGAGGGAGGAGGGACCGGGTGCGAAGTGGCAGTATGATGATGATCTTAGCGAGATGATTGCTCAAGAAAGCCGCAAGCGACAAAAGAGAGATGAGGAGCGGAGAGGAGGTGGTAGTGGCGGGgctgagaagaaaaaggaggCCAAGTATAGGTTCTAA
- a CDS encoding ER to Golgi transporter — MEKFPDLDVGITNHNANKLNGHANGIANGGSHSQPVGVRWTPASSTYSGSGRSGGHSRQKSISEAIRTIRSRHGSVSQNAHEIADALKAPLSPRLIVLCIIWYGSSALTNTSSKSILNAFAMPATLTLIQFAFVCGYCLLLSWLASISPGLRTAVPALKHGIRYPSRDVIQTTMPLAAFQIFGHLLSSTATSKIPVSLVHTIKGLSPLFTVLAYRIVFNIRYPAATYLSLVPLTLGVMLACSGKHKFGGEILGIVYALVATLIFVTQNIFSKRLFNEAARAEAEGMGHKSRKLDKLNLLCYSSGMAFILTVPIWFWSEGIGIIGDFLRDGSVDLTTAPGTFDHGRLFIEFVFNGTFHFGQNIMAFVLLSMVSPVTYSVASLIKRVFVIVIALVWFRSPTTKIQAVGIALTFVGLYLYDRTKEGNRADKRATYLGDKGAKDSLLPLSTKSNGVNGGLVFESPASAGPDGFDGGINAPRPYVNGYALPVRTEGDNKKSDDQTPGRGGRQRGASTTSWLPPGTRQEDTWRVGDRSSGGPVR, encoded by the exons ATGGAGAAATTCCCTGACCTCGACGTCGGCATCACCAATCACAATGCCAACAAGTTGAATGGTCACGCCAATGGCATTGCCAACGGTGGTTCTCACTCCCAGCCTGTTGGAGTGAGATGGACTCCGGCATCCTCGACATATAGCGGCTCAGGCCGCAGTGGGGGGCATAGCAGACAAAAGAGCATCAGCGAGGCGATCCGCACAATAAGATCGAGGCATGGTAGCGTCAGCCAGAATGCGCACGAGATTGCCGATGCCCTCAAGGCCCCCTTATCACCCAGACTCATT GTCCTTTGCATAATATGGTACGGGTCTTCTGCTCTGACCAACACCTCTTCCAAGTCGATATTGAATGCTTTCGCCATGCCCGCCACCTTAACTTTGATTCAGTTCGCTTTTGTCTGTGGCTACTGCCTCTTGCTGTCATGGCTGGCTTCCATCTCCCCGGGCCTGCGCACCGCAGTGCCGGCCCTTAAGCACGGCATCCGGTACCCTTCGCGCGACGTCATACAAACCACCATGCCGCTGGCAGCCTTCCAGATCTTTGGTCACTTACTCAGCTCAACCGCCACATCCAAGATCCCCGTGTCATTAGTGCACACCATCAAGGGGCTTTCCCCGCTCTTTACGGTGCTCGCATATCGCATAGTCTTCAACATTCGCTACCCTGCCGCAACATATTTGTCCCTGGTGCCCCTGACGCTTGGTGTAATGCTCGCCTGCTCGGGCAAGCACAAATTTGGTGGCGAGATTCTGGGCATCGTCTACGCCCTCGTTGCTACGCTTATTTTTGTGACGCAAAATATCTTCTCGAAGCGCCTGTTCAACGAAGCAGCACGTGCCGAAGCAGAAGGCATGGGGCACAAGTCCCGCAAACTCGACAAGCTGAACTTGCTCTGCTATTCTTCCGGCATGGCGTTCATCCTGACTGTACCCATCTGGTTCTGGTCCGAGGGAATTGGCATTATCGGAGATTTCTTACGCGATGGCTCAGTCGACTTGACCACGGCCCCGGGCACCTTTGATCACGGCAGACTTTTCATAGAGTTTGTCTTTAATGGCACGTTCCATTTTGGGCAAAACATCATGGCCTTTGTTCTTTTGTCCATGGTGTCCCCTGTGACGTACTCAGTTGCCAGTCTGATCAAAAGGGtgttcgtcatcgtcattgcCCTAGTGTGGTTCCGCAGCCCAACGACCAAGATCCAGGCTGTCGGAATTGCCCTCACCTTCGTTGGTCTTTATCTCTACGACAGGACAAAGGAGGGCAACCGGGCGGACAAGAGGGCAACGTACCTGGGTGACAAGGGCGCGAAGGATTCCCTTCTCCCACTCTCCACTAAATCCAATGGTGTCAACGGCGGGCTGGTTTTCGAAAGCCCGGCATCTGCCGGACCCGATGGGTTCGACGGTGGCATAAACGCCCCGCGGCCATATGTCAATGGCTACGCGCTGCCCGTAAGGACAGAAGGCGATAACAAGAAATCAGATGATCAAACGCCCGGTAGGGGTGGCAGGCAGAGGGGGGCCAGCACCACCTCTTGGTTGCCACCGGGGACCCGGCAAGAAGACACCTGGCGTGTAGGGGATAGAAGTAGCGGGGGCCCTGTTCGATAA
- a CDS encoding ubiquitin fusion degradation protein 1, whose translation MYASAMRGGRRPIVQRFDEYYRCYPMIMVPGAERPELNHGSKIILPPSALEKVSKLHVQWPLLMELINGENDKHTHSGVLEFVAEEGRAYLPQWMMQTLQLDVGDMIQIKSTSLELARMVKLQPQSAKFLDISDPRAVLEKAFRNFATLTKGDVFSFEYNDDVYEMAVLDVKPETTKMGVSMIETDVSVDFAAPVGYVEPERQAKGSGTSTPRSTRGGGLPAGGLLHSQGGMAQAINYDAIAPGSARSAATNFMGEGNKIGSKKGSKDGTPVKSSTPVAGVSTNPNTSGTSQDLIPRRRTNGPLPLRLPANKLFFGYEIKPVKTDAQKEEEKESAKRPHFAGQGQTLRGGAAKRKGDENEQLPTPEKRPGEGRRLDGKT comes from the coding sequence ATGTATGCCTCAGCTATGCGCGGTGGCCGTCGGCCCATAGTGCAGCGCTTCGACGAGTATTATCGGTGCTACCCCATGATTATGGTGCCAGGAGCTGAGCGACCCGAACTGAACCACGGATCCAAGATCATCCTTCCGCCGTCCGCACTGGAGAAGGTTTCCAAGTTGCATGTACAGTGGCCTCTGCTTATGGAGCTCATCAACGGGGAGAACGACAAACATACGCACTCTGGTGTCTTGGAGTTTGTCGCCGAGGAGGGAAGAGCCTACCTTCCGCAGTGGATGATGCAGACACTGCAACTCGACGTCGGCGACATGATCCAGATCAAGTCTACGTCATTGGAGCTGGCTCGGATGGTCAAGCTGCAGCCGCAGTCCGCCAAATTCCTCGACATCAGCGACCCACGTGCCGTGCTTGAGAAGGCATTTCGAAATTTCGCCACCCTCACCAAGGGTGACGTATTCAGCTTTGAATACAACGACGATGTCTACGAGATGGCGGTTCTCGACGTCAAGCCCGAGACCACCAAGATGGGTGTCAGCATGATCGAGACGGACGTTTCAGTAGACTTCGCTGCCCCTGTTGGGTATGTGgagccggaaaggcaggccaAGGGGAGCGGAACTAGCACCCCACGGAGCACCCGTGGGGGTGGCCTTCCCGCCGGTGGCTTGCTACACAGCCAGGGCGGCATGGCGCAGGCCATCAACTACGATGCTATTGCTCCCGGCTCCGCCCGGTCAGCGGCGACCAACTTCATGGGCGAGGGCAACAAAATCGGCAGCAAAAAGGGCAGCAAGGATGGCACTCCTGTCAAATCATCGACACCGGTGGCCGGCGTGTCGACCAACCCAAACACCAGCGGCACAAGTCAGGATCTCATCCCACGTCGTCGCACCAACGGGCCTTTGCCTCTCCGTTTGCCTGCCAACAAGCTTTTCTTCGGGTATGAGATCAAGCCCGTCAAAACTGACGCGCAAAAGGAGGAAGAAAAGGAGAGCGCAAAGAGGCCACATTTCGCTGGTCAAGGACAAACGCTACGTGGTGGAGCTGCTAAGCGCAAGGGTGATGAAAACGAGCAACTCCCCACACCAGAAAAGCGGCCGGGCGAGGGAAGAAGACTTGATGGGAAGACCTGA